Proteins encoded by one window of Yersinia massiliensis:
- a CDS encoding dimethyl sulfoxide reductase anchor subunit family protein, with protein sequence MHELPLVFFTVLGQTAVGLFALALVSHKLGMTTALQLKHANIIGLILMIAGLIVGTLHVGQPLRAATMLMGVGRSPMSNEILLSGLFVAMACGTVFFSVIVKNTVLAGLFNVATVIFGLAFAWSITEVYQLTTVPNWDTSYTSLQLWMTVLVGGGAFAMVAGARQLGATALLIGAIVTLVNKPGYLSFLGQSAVDLSSQQAWLWGAQILLLTLGIFVASAALLKDRIPRATLAVSASVLVIGELAGRIAFYNLWQVPM encoded by the coding sequence ATGCATGAATTACCCTTAGTATTTTTCACGGTGCTGGGGCAAACCGCCGTCGGGTTGTTTGCATTGGCGCTAGTGAGCCACAAACTCGGCATGACGACGGCATTACAGCTTAAACACGCCAATATTATTGGACTGATATTGATGATAGCGGGCCTGATCGTCGGCACATTACACGTCGGGCAACCGCTGCGCGCCGCCACCATGTTGATGGGGGTAGGCCGCTCGCCAATGAGTAACGAAATTCTGCTCAGTGGCCTGTTTGTTGCCATGGCCTGTGGCACCGTATTTTTCTCGGTTATCGTCAAAAATACCGTACTGGCGGGCCTGTTCAATGTGGCTACGGTGATATTTGGGCTCGCCTTTGCTTGGTCAATTACCGAGGTTTACCAACTGACAACCGTGCCTAATTGGGATACGTCCTATACTTCGCTGCAATTGTGGATGACGGTGCTGGTCGGCGGCGGTGCGTTTGCCATGGTGGCGGGTGCTCGCCAGTTAGGTGCGACAGCCCTGCTCATCGGTGCGATTGTCACATTGGTGAATAAGCCCGGTTATCTCAGTTTCCTCGGGCAAAGTGCCGTGGACCTCAGTAGTCAGCAAGCCTGGCTTTGGGGAGCCCAAATTTTGCTACTGACATTGGGTATTTTTGTGGCTTCCGCTGCACTGCTAAAAGATAGGATCCCACGCGCTACTCTGGCGGTCAGTGCTTCAGTGTTGGTTATTGGCGAACTGGCTGGGCGTATTGCTTTTTATAATCTTTGGCAAGTGCCAATGTAA
- a CDS encoding DmsA/YnfE/YnfF family dimethyl sulfoxide reductase: MNNNKKPPQGSLSRREFIQTSAAVTGAAAIAGSITLPFAAQATSAQTPATSEETIKYSACLVNCGSRCPLKVHVKNGEIIKIANEAIYDDSTFGEHQIRPCLRGRSVRWKTYHPDRVKYPMLRVGKRGEGKFKRISWDEATTIVADNLKKTIAQYGNEAIYYQYGSGSTGANLQGRNACKRMLSLLGGFLDQHGTYSTAQINTVMPYIYGNADETLLDEIKNSDLVVMFGHNLAETRMSGGGQYIETIHALGKSKAKVIIIDPRMTDSVTTLNAEWIPIFPGTDAALVAALGYVLIKENLTDEDFLQEYCVGWDATTLPDSAPANGSYKDYILGNGNDGVEKTPQWASEITGIDPVRITQLARELGNARAAWISQGWGIQRSANGEQAARSIMMLPLMTGNIGRAGTNTGAWGGNVKYPVPGFSIPNPVKTAIPCFMWTDAIFRGTEMTAQNAHVKNKDKLDTNIKFMWNYASNVIGNQHSDLNKTHNILQDESLCEFILVWENHMTNSAKYADLLLPDVTSVESNDLIDNSYASGAYHYVTRLQNAIDPLWECRPSYDVLAEIATKLGIGDAFTEGHTQQEWIEISYNKMRDKNPALPPFEQTDDQGIIDRIYADSSEYIALKAFRDDPLNHPLKTPSGKIEIYSEALATLEKEWQLAPGDRITAVAEYCPTFEGVSDIETMKTYPLQMTGFHIKGHTHSSYYNVAMLREAVPHQFWMNPIDAQARGIQQGDMVEIFNDRGRIRIAVKITERVLPGVITVPQGAWRNLNKEGVDVGGCINTLTTLRPSPLAKGNPQHTNLVEVKRA; this comes from the coding sequence ATGAATAACAATAAAAAACCACCCCAGGGTTCACTGAGTCGCCGTGAATTTATTCAAACATCTGCCGCAGTGACCGGTGCTGCGGCTATTGCGGGTTCAATCACTCTTCCTTTCGCTGCTCAGGCTACATCAGCCCAAACACCAGCAACAAGCGAAGAAACCATTAAATACAGCGCTTGTTTGGTCAACTGTGGTAGTCGTTGCCCACTGAAAGTTCACGTTAAGAATGGCGAAATTATTAAAATTGCTAATGAAGCTATTTATGACGATTCGACTTTTGGCGAGCATCAGATTCGCCCGTGTCTACGTGGCCGATCTGTTCGCTGGAAAACATATCACCCCGATCGGGTGAAATACCCCATGCTACGTGTTGGTAAGCGCGGTGAAGGTAAATTTAAACGTATTAGTTGGGATGAAGCGACCACCATCGTGGCGGACAACCTGAAAAAGACCATCGCACAATACGGTAACGAAGCCATTTATTATCAATACGGTTCCGGTTCGACCGGCGCTAATTTACAAGGCCGTAATGCCTGTAAAAGAATGCTGAGCTTACTGGGTGGTTTTCTCGATCAACACGGTACTTATTCTACCGCTCAAATAAATACCGTGATGCCTTATATTTATGGTAATGCTGATGAAACCTTGCTGGATGAAATTAAAAACTCAGATTTAGTGGTGATGTTTGGTCATAATCTGGCAGAAACACGTATGTCAGGCGGTGGTCAATATATTGAGACGATCCATGCTCTAGGAAAAAGCAAAGCCAAGGTCATTATTATTGATCCCCGAATGACCGACAGTGTCACCACCTTAAATGCAGAATGGATACCGATATTCCCTGGCACAGATGCCGCACTCGTCGCGGCATTAGGGTATGTCCTAATCAAGGAAAATCTCACCGATGAGGATTTCCTGCAAGAATATTGTGTCGGCTGGGATGCCACAACCCTACCCGATTCAGCCCCTGCCAATGGCTCGTATAAGGATTATATTTTAGGCAATGGCAATGACGGAGTAGAGAAAACCCCGCAATGGGCGAGCGAAATAACCGGTATCGACCCAGTGCGTATTACTCAATTGGCCCGAGAATTAGGCAATGCCCGCGCGGCTTGGATTTCGCAAGGTTGGGGCATTCAACGCAGCGCCAATGGTGAGCAAGCCGCTCGCTCAATTATGATGTTACCGCTCATGACGGGGAATATTGGACGAGCAGGAACCAATACTGGCGCATGGGGTGGAAACGTAAAATACCCTGTTCCGGGATTCAGTATTCCTAACCCAGTGAAAACAGCCATTCCTTGCTTTATGTGGACGGATGCTATTTTCCGTGGCACCGAGATGACCGCGCAAAATGCCCATGTGAAGAATAAAGACAAACTTGATACTAATATTAAGTTTATGTGGAATTACGCCAGTAACGTTATTGGAAATCAGCATTCTGATCTGAATAAAACCCACAACATTTTACAAGATGAATCGCTGTGCGAGTTTATTTTGGTGTGGGAAAACCACATGACTAACTCTGCCAAATATGCAGATTTACTCTTACCTGATGTCACCTCGGTGGAATCCAACGATCTGATTGATAACTCCTACGCCAGTGGCGCTTATCACTACGTCACGCGGCTGCAAAATGCTATCGATCCGCTGTGGGAATGTCGCCCGTCGTATGATGTTCTCGCTGAAATCGCCACGAAGCTCGGGATTGGCGATGCCTTTACTGAAGGCCATACGCAGCAAGAATGGATTGAAATCAGCTATAACAAGATGCGTGATAAGAATCCCGCATTGCCGCCTTTTGAGCAAACCGATGACCAAGGCATTATCGACCGTATTTATGCTGATAGTAGCGAATATATTGCCTTAAAAGCCTTCCGTGATGACCCACTCAATCACCCACTCAAAACACCGTCCGGCAAAATTGAGATCTACTCCGAAGCACTGGCCACGCTGGAAAAAGAGTGGCAACTGGCACCGGGTGATCGCATTACCGCTGTCGCAGAATATTGCCCGACGTTTGAAGGCGTCAGTGATATCGAAACCATGAAAACCTACCCGTTACAGATGACCGGTTTCCATATCAAAGGCCATACCCATTCTTCTTATTACAATGTCGCGATGTTGCGCGAAGCCGTTCCTCATCAGTTCTGGATGAACCCCATTGATGCGCAGGCTCGGGGCATTCAGCAAGGTGACATGGTTGAGATTTTCAATGACCGTGGCCGTATTCGCATTGCTGTCAAAATCACCGAAAGGGTCTTACCGGGCGTGATCACCGTGCCACAAGGGGCATGGCGTAATCTCAATAAAGAGGGCGTCGACGTCGGCGGGTGTATCAATACCTTAACCACGCTGCGACCTTCTCCGCTAGCGAAAGGTAACCCGCAACATACCAATCTCGTTGAAGTAAAACGTGCATAA
- a CDS encoding DMSO/selenate family reductase complex B subunit — translation MKQYGFFVDSTKCTGCKTCQISCKDEKNLDLGPKLRRVYEYGGGSWTQQGNLWVQNVFNYYLSIACNHCSSPTCVTGCPTGAMHKREEDGLVVVNQDLCVGCRYCEMRCPYGAPQFDATKKLMTKCDGCYQRVAEGHKPVCVESCPQRALDFDDITLLRDKYGETNAIAPLPHAHLTQPNLVIRSHRDAKPSGDTSGRIQNPAEV, via the coding sequence ATGAAGCAATATGGTTTTTTTGTCGATTCAACCAAGTGCACGGGCTGTAAAACCTGCCAGATCAGCTGCAAGGATGAAAAGAATCTGGATCTTGGGCCAAAGCTGCGCCGCGTGTATGAATATGGTGGTGGAAGTTGGACCCAGCAAGGCAATCTCTGGGTACAAAATGTGTTCAATTACTATTTATCGATTGCCTGCAATCACTGCTCATCCCCCACTTGCGTGACAGGCTGCCCAACCGGTGCCATGCATAAACGTGAGGAAGACGGTTTGGTGGTGGTTAATCAAGACCTCTGCGTCGGCTGCCGCTATTGTGAAATGCGCTGTCCGTATGGCGCACCACAATTTGATGCCACGAAAAAACTGATGACCAAATGTGATGGCTGCTATCAGCGGGTTGCTGAAGGGCATAAACCCGTTTGCGTCGAATCTTGCCCACAACGTGCGCTCGATTTCGATGACATCACCCTATTAAGAGATAAGTACGGTGAAACCAATGCCATTGCGCCGTTACCGCACGCACATCTGACACAGCCTAATTTGGTCATTAGAAGTCATCGTGATGCCAAACCATCCGGCGACACATCAGGCCGCATCCAAAATCCGGCGGAGGTATAA
- a CDS encoding 4Fe-4S dicluster domain-containing protein: MIKDERYYKAYMESRTISRRGLFRGLLKGAQPLDAYSSTLPATTAIRPPGAVAENLFLQRCTGCHACADACGESLIVMVNQRPELDFSTQYCGRCHACNTACQTGALSHSSYAIAARPVVKNTCQNSYLYCDSCADYCERQALQWQTQQPPRLIDDLCDGCGECTFRCPAVALEMQLIEQK, encoded by the coding sequence ATGATAAAAGACGAGCGCTACTATAAAGCTTACATGGAAAGCCGCACTATCAGCCGACGAGGGTTGTTCCGTGGGTTGTTAAAAGGCGCTCAGCCTCTTGACGCTTACTCATCAACGCTCCCCGCGACGACAGCTATTCGGCCACCTGGCGCCGTGGCAGAAAATCTTTTCCTACAGCGTTGTACCGGCTGTCACGCATGTGCCGATGCCTGTGGCGAAAGCCTGATCGTGATGGTGAACCAACGGCCAGAGTTAGATTTTTCCACACAATATTGTGGCCGCTGTCATGCCTGCAACACGGCCTGCCAAACGGGTGCATTATCCCACTCCTCATACGCTATCGCAGCACGACCCGTGGTGAAAAACACCTGCCAAAACAGTTATCTCTATTGTGACAGCTGTGCTGATTATTGTGAGCGACAAGCCTTACAGTGGCAAACTCAACAGCCACCAAGACTCATTGATGACCTTTGTGATGGTTGTGGCGAATGCACCTTTAGATGCCCTGCCGTGGCGCTAGAGATGCAGCTAATTGAACAAAAATGA
- a CDS encoding TorD/DmsD family molecular chaperone, whose protein sequence is MTLLVTTLPRILGALFYSPPQSETARQLWPLLPQITEYFPWPDRVEIAQYCQQLHDINPEALEYDFSILFEGQGEMPAPPWGSVYLDKENCLMGASTLRYREFLTGLGLVSQSAIREPEDQFGLMLLAWVYLLEQDSTKQHPSKQYSAKQHSSKQPPSEAATVLLTEHLLPWAYRYLEFVKNAQTEHQVYPILAVICESYLKTLQTELNLQPQSYPVFR, encoded by the coding sequence TTGACGTTATTAGTGACAACGCTGCCACGTATTTTAGGCGCACTTTTTTACTCTCCTCCGCAATCCGAAACCGCGCGGCAGCTTTGGCCGTTATTGCCACAAATCACCGAGTATTTTCCTTGGCCGGATCGGGTTGAAATTGCACAATATTGCCAGCAACTGCACGATATTAACCCCGAAGCACTGGAATATGATTTTTCGATTCTGTTTGAAGGACAAGGCGAGATGCCGGCCCCGCCTTGGGGATCGGTTTATTTAGACAAAGAAAATTGCTTGATGGGGGCCAGTACCCTGCGATATCGCGAGTTTTTAACTGGATTAGGATTGGTAAGCCAAAGCGCTATCCGTGAGCCGGAAGATCAGTTTGGCTTGATGCTCTTGGCTTGGGTGTATTTGCTGGAACAAGATTCAACAAAACAACATCCATCGAAACAATACTCAGCGAAACAACATTCATCGAAACAACCACCGAGCGAAGCCGCGACTGTGCTGCTCACCGAGCATTTACTGCCGTGGGCTTATCGCTACCTTGAGTTTGTCAAAAATGCCCAGACCGAACATCAGGTCTATCCGATATTGGCTGTTATCTGTGAGAGTTACCTGAAAACCCTGCAAACCGAATTGAACTTACAGCCTCAGTCTTACCCAGTATTTCGCTGA
- a CDS encoding CsgG/HfaB family protein, producing the protein MMKKIMMASTLITVFLLSGCATESSRSLDVAKVASYGTQYNGPRSPISVGKFDNRSSYMSGIFSDGVDRLGNQSKTILVTHLQQTGRFNVLERTNMEELKTEAAIAGQNQQLKGATYVVTGDVTEFGRKETGDRQLFGILGRGKSQVAYAKVNLNIVNVKTSEVVFSSQGAGEYELSNREVIGFGGTASYDSTLNGKVLDLAIREAVNNLVAGIESGAWQPTK; encoded by the coding sequence AGTCCTCAAGGTCATTAGACGTCGCAAAGGTGGCTTCCTATGGCACGCAATATAACGGCCCACGTAGCCCTATTTCGGTCGGTAAATTCGACAATCGTTCTAGCTACATGAGCGGGATATTCTCCGATGGCGTAGACCGCTTAGGGAACCAGTCAAAAACCATTTTGGTGACGCACTTGCAACAAACTGGTCGCTTTAACGTATTAGAGCGCACCAACATGGAAGAGCTGAAAACAGAAGCGGCTATCGCAGGGCAAAACCAGCAATTGAAAGGCGCTACCTATGTCGTGACCGGCGATGTGACCGAATTTGGCCGCAAAGAGACGGGTGATCGTCAGCTATTTGGCATTCTGGGTCGGGGTAAGTCTCAAGTAGCTTATGCCAAAGTGAACTTGAATATCGTCAATGTGAAGACTTCTGAAGTGGTGTTCTCTTCACAGGGTGCAGGCGAGTATGAATTGTCCAACCGCGAAGTGATTGGTTTTGGTGGGACAGCAAGTTACGACTCTACCTTGAACGGCAAAGTGTTGGATTTAGCTATCCGCGAAGCCGTCAACAATTTGGTGGCCGGCATTGAATCAGGTGCATGGCAGCCAACGAAGTAA
- the licT gene encoding BglG family transcription antiterminator LicT, translating into MRITKILNNNVVIVLDQYGQEQVIMGRGLGFQKRLGEPLDNALIEKVFALKDNEWVSRLSELLSSIPLEVMITCDCIITMATAKLGKLHDNIYISLTDHCFYAIQRHQQGLDIANGLLWEIRRLYPKEFSLGREALQIIQQRLGVQLREDEAGFIALHLVNAQLNGDMPEVMQVTKVMQEILHIVKYQFKLEYDEDGLSYHRFVTHLKFFSQRMLGRNGVTSDDESLHDSIKENYVEAYRCAVKIQRHIKMYYQQDLSKEELMFLTIHIERVRRECFNLPD; encoded by the coding sequence ATGCGCATCACGAAAATACTAAATAATAATGTGGTTATTGTGCTCGATCAGTACGGGCAAGAACAGGTGATTATGGGGCGCGGTCTTGGCTTCCAAAAACGCCTTGGCGAGCCGTTGGACAATGCGCTGATCGAGAAAGTGTTCGCCCTGAAGGACAATGAATGGGTATCGCGGCTCAGTGAGTTGCTGAGCTCCATTCCATTAGAAGTGATGATCACCTGCGATTGTATTATCACTATGGCGACAGCAAAGCTGGGTAAGTTACATGACAATATCTATATCTCACTAACTGACCACTGTTTTTACGCTATTCAGCGCCATCAGCAAGGTTTAGATATCGCCAATGGATTGCTGTGGGAGATTCGTAGGCTCTATCCCAAAGAGTTCTCCTTAGGCCGTGAAGCCTTGCAAATCATTCAGCAACGGCTCGGCGTTCAATTACGTGAAGATGAAGCGGGATTTATCGCGCTACATTTAGTCAATGCTCAACTGAATGGCGATATGCCTGAAGTGATGCAAGTGACGAAAGTCATGCAGGAAATTCTGCACATCGTTAAGTACCAATTTAAGTTGGAATACGACGAAGATGGCTTGAGTTACCACCGTTTTGTCACTCATTTGAAGTTTTTCTCCCAACGTATGTTGGGCCGTAATGGCGTCACTAGTGATGATGAGTCGTTACATGATTCAATAAAAGAGAATTATGTTGAGGCTTATCGCTGCGCCGTTAAAATTCAGCGGCATATTAAAATGTATTATCAGCAGGATCTCAGTAAAGAAGAGTTGATGTTTTTGACCATCCATATTGAGCGTGTTCGCCGAGAATGTTTTAACTTGCCGGATTAA
- a CDS encoding DUF799 domain-containing protein: protein MKSIFAICAVMMALLLTGCAKPVQHDYSAFKQSKPKSILVLLPQNQSPEVAASHGMLSQVTLPLSEAGYYVLPVAVVEETFKQNGMTNAGDISAASPAKLHKIFGADAVLYITVVQYGTSYQIITSDTRVTANAKLVDLRNGQLLWSGSATASSNEGDNSSGGIIGMLVQAAVTQISNTLTDRSHDIAGVTSARMLTAGTPNGILYGPRSPQYGKEAH, encoded by the coding sequence ATGAAATCGATTTTCGCAATATGCGCGGTCATGATGGCATTGCTACTGACGGGGTGTGCTAAGCCAGTACAGCATGACTATTCAGCCTTTAAGCAAAGCAAACCCAAAAGTATTTTGGTACTGTTGCCGCAAAACCAATCACCCGAAGTGGCTGCTAGCCATGGCATGTTATCTCAGGTCACACTTCCATTATCTGAAGCGGGTTATTACGTGTTGCCGGTCGCCGTGGTTGAAGAGACATTTAAGCAAAATGGCATGACAAACGCAGGTGACATCAGTGCGGCTAGTCCAGCTAAATTGCATAAAATCTTTGGTGCAGATGCGGTGCTCTACATTACCGTGGTGCAATATGGCACTTCTTATCAAATCATCACCAGTGATACTCGCGTAACAGCGAATGCTAAATTGGTCGATTTGAGAAATGGTCAATTGCTGTGGAGCGGCAGTGCGACGGCATCGAGCAACGAGGGTGATAATTCATCGGGTGGCATCATTGGTATGCTGGTTCAAGCCGCGGTAACCCAAATAAGCAATACCCTGACCGATCGTAGCCACGATATTGCCGGTGTTACGAGCGCTCGTATGCTGACTGCGGGAACACCTAACGGTATTTTGTATGGTCCGCGTTCACCACAATACGGTAAAGAAGCTCACTAA
- a CDS encoding DUF4810 domain-containing protein, producing the protein MKLVQKISLLLATAVLAGCATAPKPIYNWDNYQATIYDYYKSDSSPEEQITALKENIEKSRAKNMPVPPGLHAHLGMLYGNTGHTDLAMAEFNTEKAAFPESAPFMDFLMSKDKGAFK; encoded by the coding sequence ATGAAATTAGTGCAAAAAATATCTTTGCTACTGGCAACTGCTGTATTGGCAGGCTGCGCCACAGCACCAAAACCTATTTACAACTGGGATAACTACCAAGCAACGATTTATGATTACTATAAATCAGATAGCAGCCCTGAAGAGCAAATTACGGCTTTAAAAGAAAATATTGAAAAATCTCGCGCGAAAAATATGCCGGTCCCGCCGGGTCTGCATGCCCATTTAGGCATGCTGTATGGCAACACTGGGCATACCGATTTAGCCATGGCTGAGTTCAATACCGAGAAGGCAGCATTCCCAGAGTCTGCGCCATTTATGGATTTCTTGATGAGCAAGGATAAAGGGGCATTTAAATGA